The following coding sequences are from one Deinococcus arcticus window:
- a CDS encoding HAD family hydrolase, translated as MSPRAILFDLDGTLHDRAATLQAWLAEHTARFALPGGYAERFVQLDDFGYRSKTLVVPQLAQEFGLGHDPQALLDHYASHMAHAVPMPHAHDVLRELRARGVRLGVVTNGWAAVQRACLDRCGLTALVDDVVISQVVGLSKPDPRIYELALARLGVAAAAAWFVGDSPRNDVWGPQAVGLRAAYLPTGHGLGAEVPEVVLGDLRGVLGLG; from the coding sequence ATGTCCCCACGCGCCATTCTCTTTGATCTGGACGGTACCCTGCACGACCGCGCGGCCACCTTGCAGGCGTGGCTGGCCGAGCACACGGCGCGCTTTGCCCTGCCGGGCGGCTACGCCGAACGCTTTGTGCAGCTGGACGACTTCGGGTACCGCTCCAAGACCCTGGTGGTGCCCCAGCTGGCGCAGGAATTTGGCCTGGGCCATGACCCGCAGGCGCTGCTGGACCACTATGCCAGCCACATGGCCCACGCCGTGCCCATGCCCCACGCCCACGACGTGTTGCGTGAACTGCGCGCCCGGGGGGTGCGCCTGGGAGTGGTCACCAACGGCTGGGCAGCGGTGCAGCGCGCCTGCCTGGACCGCTGCGGCCTGACGGCGCTGGTGGACGATGTGGTGATCAGTCAGGTGGTGGGCCTGAGTAAGCCCGACCCGCGCATCTACGAGCTGGCGCTGGCGCGGCTGGGGGTGGCGGCGGCGGCGGCGTGGTTTGTGGGGGACTCGCCGCGCAATGACGTGTGGGGGCCGCAGGCGGTGGGGCTGCGGGCGGCGTATCTGCCGACAGGGCATGGGCTGGGGGCCGAGGTGCCGGAGGTGGTGCTGGGGGATTTGCGGGGGGTGTTGGGGTTGGGGTGA
- a CDS encoding NAD(P)/FAD-dependent oxidoreductase — protein sequence MSPPALYDAVVVGAGPAGLNAALVLGGAGRRVLLLDGGPPRNVRAQAAHGVFTRDGATPVTLKTLGLGDLAPYAVTVRPELAREVAPEPDGFALRLEDRWVRTRRLLFATGVRDVLPTVPGLRERWGATVHHCPYCDGWPNRDARLGVLGSGQEGHHLALSVRSWSERVTLLTDGPDNLTDEQREDLRRVGIPLYTAPVLRLGGRHDLRVRFRPGVPKAPGAPVPGPSEALCLDALFLNPTQQQRSTLPAALGCALNDKGRVVVNEHGMTSVRGVWAAGDMTGAPQYVMSAAASGMIAAVSLNTTLIHEEVRHLGAAFHKSPGEPGGEGEAS from the coding sequence ATGAGCCCGCCGGCCCTGTATGACGCCGTGGTGGTGGGTGCCGGGCCCGCTGGCCTGAACGCCGCGCTGGTGCTGGGCGGCGCCGGGCGCCGGGTGCTGCTGCTGGACGGCGGCCCGCCGCGCAACGTCCGCGCCCAGGCGGCCCACGGGGTCTTTACCCGCGACGGCGCCACGCCCGTGACCCTGAAAACGCTGGGGCTGGGGGACCTGGCGCCTTACGCGGTGACGGTGCGCCCCGAACTGGCCCGCGAGGTGGCCCCCGAGCCGGACGGCTTTGCCCTGCGGCTGGAGGACCGCTGGGTGCGGACGCGGCGGCTGCTGTTTGCCACCGGTGTGCGCGACGTGCTGCCCACAGTGCCCGGCCTGCGCGAACGCTGGGGCGCGACCGTCCATCACTGCCCCTACTGCGACGGCTGGCCCAACCGGGACGCGCGGCTGGGCGTGCTGGGGTCCGGACAGGAGGGCCACCACCTTGCCCTGAGCGTGCGCTCGTGGTCCGAGCGGGTGACCCTGCTGACCGACGGCCCCGACAACCTGACCGACGAGCAGCGGGAAGACCTGCGCCGGGTGGGCATTCCGCTCTATACCGCGCCCGTTCTGCGCCTGGGTGGGCGCCACGACCTGCGGGTGCGCTTTCGCCCGGGGGTCCCGAAGGCCCCAGGAGCCCCTGTCCCCGGGCCGTCTGAAGCCCTGTGCCTGGACGCCCTGTTCCTGAACCCCACCCAGCAGCAGCGCAGCACCCTGCCGGCCGCCCTGGGCTGCGCGCTGAACGACAAGGGCCGCGTGGTGGTCAACGAACACGGCATGACCAGCGTGCGTGGCGTGTGGGCCGCCGGAGACATGACCGGCGCGCCGCAGTACGTGATGAGCGCGGCGGCCAGCGGCATGATCGCCGCCGTGTCCCTGAACACCACCCTGATTCACGAGGAGGTGCGGCACCTGGGCGCCGCCTTTCACAAATCGCCTGGTGAACCGGGCGGGGAAGGGGAGGCGTCCTGA
- a CDS encoding SDR family oxidoreductase has protein sequence MTTPRPVTLITGASGGIGSALARLLAPTHDLILTGRGGAALTRLCADLGAQPLPLDLTHPETFAGVVGGLGRVTNLVHGAGVVDLGAVAGQDHMVWTHTLAVNTVAPAELTRLLLPRVRAEQGTVVFVNSGAGLRANAGWGSYAASKFALKALADALREEEAAHGVRVTSVYPGRTATPMQQKVRAQEGAAYTPEAFVQPETVAATIAFALNAPRDATLPDLSVRPGPQGNP, from the coding sequence ATGACCACACCCCGGCCCGTGACCCTCATTACTGGCGCGTCTGGCGGCATCGGGTCGGCGCTGGCCCGCCTGCTGGCCCCCACCCACGACCTGATCCTGACTGGCCGGGGCGGCGCGGCCCTGACCCGTCTGTGTGCCGACCTGGGCGCCCAGCCGCTGCCCCTGGACCTGACGCACCCCGAGACCTTTGCCGGCGTGGTGGGCGGGCTGGGCCGGGTCACGAACCTCGTGCACGGCGCCGGGGTGGTGGACCTGGGCGCGGTGGCCGGGCAGGACCACATGGTCTGGACCCATACCCTGGCCGTGAACACCGTGGCCCCCGCTGAACTGACCCGGCTGCTGCTGCCCCGGGTGCGGGCCGAACAGGGCACCGTGGTGTTCGTGAACAGCGGCGCGGGGCTGCGGGCGAATGCGGGCTGGGGCAGCTACGCCGCCAGCAAGTTTGCCCTGAAAGCCCTGGCCGACGCGCTGCGCGAGGAAGAGGCCGCGCACGGGGTGCGGGTGACCTCGGTGTATCCGGGCCGGACCGCCACTCCCATGCAGCAGAAAGTGCGCGCACAGGAAGGGGCCGCATACACCCCGGAGGCCTTTGTTCAGCCGGAGACGGTGGCAGCCACCATCGCCTTTGCCCTGAACGCCCCGCGTGACGCGACCCTGCCGGACCTCAGCGTGCGCCCCGGGCCCCAGGGGAACCCATGA
- a CDS encoding inorganic diphosphatase → MRDLRAYLGQRVRVVVDRPLGSVHPRHPDLRYPVNYGELPGTLGGDGQPVDAYLLGWDTAVPEAEGEVIAVIERLNDAEDKLVVARDGTDWSDDAIGTIIRFQEQYFHTRLVRAQGAAVRSGA, encoded by the coding sequence ATGCGTGACCTGCGCGCCTACCTGGGCCAGCGGGTGCGCGTGGTGGTGGACCGCCCGCTGGGCTCGGTGCATCCGCGCCATCCGGACCTGCGCTATCCCGTGAATTACGGCGAGCTGCCCGGCACGCTGGGCGGCGACGGGCAGCCGGTAGACGCCTACCTGCTGGGCTGGGACACGGCGGTGCCTGAAGCCGAGGGCGAGGTGATCGCCGTGATTGAGCGCCTGAACGACGCCGAGGACAAACTGGTGGTGGCGCGCGACGGCACCGACTGGAGCGACGACGCCATCGGCACCATCATCCGGTTTCAGGAACAGTATTTTCACACGCGGCTGGTGCGTGCTCAAGGCGCTGCAGTAAGGTCGGGGGCATGA
- the nfi gene encoding deoxyribonuclease V (cleaves DNA at apurinic or apyrimidinic sites): MTRSSLDPATLLEVPASAQAAEALQRRWAGQVLASDDLGPVTTVAGVDVAYHESSGELVAAAVLLDAPSLTVLEEVTLRDHARFPYVPGLFSFRECPPVARAVQGLSRRPDLIVCDGHGVAHPRRFGLACHLGLALNIPTIGCGKTRLTGEDTVPGLPRGEWTPLLDGPEVLGAALRTQSGVRPVYVSVGHRVSLPTALAWVLRLSPRYRLPETTRAADRLVRRALAEVSHA; this comes from the coding sequence TTGACCAGATCATCGCTGGACCCTGCCACCCTGCTGGAGGTCCCGGCCAGTGCGCAGGCGGCCGAGGCGCTGCAGCGCCGCTGGGCAGGGCAGGTCTTGGCCAGCGATGATCTGGGCCCGGTCACGACCGTGGCCGGAGTGGACGTGGCCTATCACGAGTCCAGCGGTGAACTGGTGGCGGCCGCCGTGCTGCTGGACGCTCCCTCGTTGACGGTGCTGGAGGAGGTGACCCTGCGGGACCACGCGCGCTTTCCATATGTGCCGGGCCTCTTTTCCTTCCGGGAATGCCCACCGGTGGCGCGGGCGGTGCAGGGCCTGAGCCGCCGACCGGACCTGATCGTCTGCGACGGGCACGGTGTTGCCCACCCGCGCCGGTTCGGTCTGGCCTGTCATCTGGGGCTGGCGCTGAACATTCCCACCATCGGCTGCGGCAAAACGCGCCTGACGGGTGAGGACACAGTGCCGGGCCTCCCCCGGGGTGAGTGGACCCCGCTGCTGGACGGCCCCGAGGTGCTGGGCGCGGCGCTGCGCACCCAGAGCGGTGTGCGGCCGGTCTACGTGTCGGTCGGGCACCGGGTGTCGTTGCCCACCGCCCTGGCCTGGGTGCTGCGCCTGAGTCCCCGGTACCGCCTGCCCGAGACCACCCGCGCGGCGGACCGTCTGGTGCGGCGCGCCCTGGCTGAGGTCTCTCATGCGTGA
- a CDS encoding N-acetylmuramoyl-L-alanine amidase family protein has protein sequence MRVSLPCLVLGAALALSGAQAAPSVYVAYPPDGHRVPFDHVLLEGSVAPGAALTVGGVAVPTGPDGLFITWWPLKPGANALRLVARQGGQSAARVLTVIRTVPTRLPATPTAIARASVQPAQPLEFWDPAGDTAAERRVPVRFEGSPGGQASVRVAGGPAQPLTEGPAGVYSGAYTLPPGAVLNTAPLVVSLRGRDGRTVSATAPGRLSSAPGTARTVLQPPGSVPGLGVNAAGTRLTTLSGQPLLYPREAMTFRAVGRVGPDLRVRLAPGVGALVTAAQVAPLGFAAPPTPAGGAITVDAVPGPLAPDTPVPVAPAPLPKVAGPAQPGPVARPAPELHLRLPLGAARPPFTLEQPSARRVTLTLYGPPLAPFTPPAGPLPWPLERLEVQPLAGGITQISAVLAAPLWGFTANPDGDELRLTLRLPPTLDPARPLAGRVITLDPGHGGSQNGGAGSLRVPEKDLVLPIALRAAELLRAQGASVNLTRSGDVTLGLVERGLLAEAAGSDLLISIHANALPDGRDPRGIRGPEVYFTHPQAQPLAAALLSALRERLPDLGPGTGLKPGADLALTRPTTQPSVLVELGYLTDPGNLRLLHSPGGQERMAQAIAQGVADLFQAEAAR, from the coding sequence ATGCGCGTTTCTCTGCCCTGCCTCGTTCTGGGTGCGGCGCTGGCCCTGTCCGGGGCGCAGGCGGCCCCCAGCGTGTACGTGGCCTACCCCCCGGACGGCCACCGGGTGCCCTTTGACCACGTGCTGCTTGAAGGCAGCGTGGCCCCCGGCGCGGCCCTGACCGTGGGCGGCGTGGCCGTGCCCACCGGCCCCGACGGGCTGTTTATCACGTGGTGGCCGCTCAAGCCCGGCGCCAACGCGCTGCGGCTGGTGGCGCGCCAGGGCGGCCAGAGTGCCGCCCGGGTGCTGACCGTCATCCGCACCGTGCCCACCCGCCTGCCGGCCACGCCCACGGCCATCGCGCGCGCCAGCGTGCAGCCCGCGCAGCCGCTGGAGTTCTGGGACCCGGCGGGCGACACCGCCGCCGAGCGCCGCGTGCCGGTGCGCTTTGAGGGTTCGCCCGGGGGGCAGGCCAGTGTCCGGGTGGCGGGCGGCCCGGCCCAGCCCCTGACCGAGGGGCCCGCCGGGGTGTACAGCGGCGCCTACACGCTGCCCCCGGGCGCCGTGCTGAACACCGCGCCGCTGGTGGTCAGCCTGCGCGGGCGCGACGGCCGCACGGTGAGCGCCACGGCGCCCGGCCGCCTGAGCAGCGCGCCGGGCACCGCCCGCACGGTTCTGCAGCCCCCCGGCAGCGTGCCGGGGCTGGGCGTGAACGCGGCAGGCACGCGCCTGACCACCCTGAGCGGGCAGCCGCTGCTCTACCCCCGCGAGGCCATGACCTTTCGCGCCGTGGGGCGCGTGGGTCCGGACCTGCGTGTGCGCCTGGCCCCGGGGGTAGGGGCCCTGGTGACAGCGGCCCAGGTGGCGCCGCTGGGCTTTGCCGCGCCGCCCACGCCCGCCGGCGGGGCCATCACGGTGGACGCGGTGCCGGGGCCCCTGGCCCCAGACACGCCGGTCCCGGTGGCCCCTGCCCCTCTGCCCAAAGTCGCCGGCCCGGCCCAGCCTGGCCCCGTCGCCCGGCCCGCCCCCGAACTGCACCTGCGCCTGCCGCTGGGCGCGGCGCGGCCCCCCTTCACCCTGGAGCAGCCCTCGGCGCGGCGGGTGACCCTGACCCTGTATGGGCCGCCCCTGGCGCCGTTCACGCCCCCGGCAGGGCCGCTGCCCTGGCCGCTGGAGCGCCTGGAGGTGCAGCCGCTGGCCGGCGGGATCACCCAGATCAGCGCGGTACTGGCCGCGCCGCTGTGGGGCTTTACCGCCAACCCCGATGGAGACGAGCTGCGCCTGACCCTGCGCCTGCCGCCCACCCTGGACCCGGCGCGGCCCCTGGCCGGGCGCGTGATCACCCTGGACCCGGGCCACGGCGGCAGCCAGAACGGCGGGGCCGGCAGCCTGCGGGTGCCGGAAAAGGACCTGGTGCTGCCTATCGCCCTGCGCGCGGCCGAGCTGCTGCGGGCCCAGGGGGCCAGCGTGAACCTCACGCGCAGCGGGGACGTGACCCTGGGGCTGGTGGAACGCGGCCTGCTGGCGGAGGCCGCTGGCAGCGACCTGCTGATTTCCATTCACGCCAATGCCCTGCCCGACGGCCGCGATCCACGCGGCATCCGGGGCCCGGAGGTGTACTTCACCCACCCGCAGGCGCAGCCGCTGGCCGCCGCGCTGCTCTCGGCCCTGCGTGAGCGCCTGCCCGACCTGGGCCCGGGGACGGGCCTGAAGCCCGGCGCCGATCTGGCCCTGACCCGGCCCACCACCCAGCCCAGCGTGCTGGTGGAACTGGGCTATCTGACCGACCCCGGCAACCTGCGCCTGCTGCACAGCCCCGGCGGCCAGGAGCGCATGGCCCAGGCCATCGCCCAGGGAGTGGCCGATCTGTTTCAGGCCGAGGCGGCGAGATGA
- a CDS encoding GTP pyrophosphokinase, giving the protein MSEGLLAAYEAQLPAFEGLREAAVAHTARLIAEAGLNLHHVTGRVKKRLSLEDKLRRKPGRYPTLGDVTDLVAVRVITYFESDVGLVSRLLEEHHTLDWDNSIDKSKMHDPDRFGYMGVHYVVQVTPETPDLGAYAGLKFEVQIRSILQHAWAEIEHDLGYKNREAIPREVQRRFYRLAGLLEMADEEFMALHRLSRDYAATLPQRVREAPDSVFIDAASMTHLLALPPVRDLDAEVARELNVPLLTGWNDPERPQRLAKLLHYVGVHSVGALHKELRRHQREVVCLASLVMPALQVAWTPAGGARPGTSVVHYALLRACMNPALNPHEIVALLDLSGVLSSEQLVQAVQDAYTQTCPPQAGVSGPPEDEARAPAASGPDLTGD; this is encoded by the coding sequence ATGAGTGAAGGGCTACTGGCGGCATATGAAGCCCAGCTCCCTGCCTTCGAGGGCCTGCGGGAGGCGGCAGTGGCGCACACGGCCCGGTTGATTGCCGAGGCTGGACTCAATCTTCACCACGTCACGGGCCGGGTGAAAAAACGGCTGAGCCTGGAAGACAAGCTGCGGCGCAAGCCAGGGCGGTATCCCACGCTGGGCGACGTGACCGATCTGGTGGCGGTGCGCGTGATCACCTACTTCGAGTCGGACGTGGGGCTGGTGTCGCGCCTGCTTGAAGAGCACCACACCCTGGACTGGGACAACTCCATTGACAAGAGCAAGATGCACGACCCGGACCGCTTCGGCTACATGGGCGTGCATTACGTGGTGCAGGTGACGCCGGAGACCCCGGACCTCGGGGCGTACGCAGGCCTGAAATTCGAGGTGCAGATCCGCTCCATCCTGCAGCACGCCTGGGCCGAGATTGAGCACGACCTGGGTTACAAGAACCGCGAGGCGATTCCGCGCGAGGTGCAGCGGCGCTTTTACCGGCTGGCCGGACTGCTGGAAATGGCCGACGAGGAATTCATGGCCCTGCACCGCCTGTCGCGCGACTACGCTGCCACCCTGCCCCAGCGCGTGCGCGAAGCCCCCGACAGCGTGTTTATTGACGCCGCCAGCATGACCCACCTGCTGGCCCTGCCCCCGGTGCGCGACCTGGACGCCGAGGTGGCGCGCGAGCTGAATGTGCCGCTGCTGACCGGCTGGAACGACCCCGAGCGCCCGCAGCGGCTGGCCAAGCTGCTGCATTACGTGGGCGTGCATTCGGTGGGCGCGCTGCACAAGGAACTGCGGCGCCACCAGCGCGAGGTGGTGTGTCTGGCCTCGCTGGTGATGCCCGCGCTGCAGGTGGCCTGGACCCCGGCGGGCGGCGCGCGCCCCGGCACCAGCGTGGTGCATTACGCCCTGCTGCGCGCCTGCATGAACCCGGCCCTGAACCCCCACGAGATCGTGGCCCTGCTGGACCTGAGCGGGGTCCTGAGCAGCGAGCAGCTGGTGCAGGCAGTGCAGGACGCCTACACCCAGACCTGTCCGCCCCAGGCGGGTGTGTCAGGCCCCCCTGAAGATGAGGCCCGTGCCCCCGCAGCTTCGGGGCCTGACCTGACGGGCGACTGA
- a CDS encoding glycine-rich domain-containing protein: MSQDTFSQPQVNTVLSPRPVDPLWTALQHHDLPPALLRRLAHTQRWTPAQTQAAAQEYRRFVFLAATCPHPVTPSRAVDEVWHLHLTFTRDYWECLTPLLPRPLHHEPGEGSPDEAARFAAQYAQTLDAYAAAFGHPAPEELWPRPRPMAARAPAAPARRTLGRVHLGALGLATVAALVAGMTFAWSAAALWIALGVFVVALLLARSAARPGPRRVSGAGRRDDGGAALLSMGALSGSDDCDHGGSSDSGASGGGDSGGSSCGGGGCGS; encoded by the coding sequence ATGAGCCAAGACACGTTCAGTCAGCCGCAAGTCAACACTGTCCTGTCGCCCCGACCGGTGGACCCCCTCTGGACCGCCCTGCAGCACCATGACCTCCCTCCAGCCCTGCTGCGGCGGCTGGCCCACACGCAGCGCTGGACCCCGGCCCAGACCCAGGCGGCGGCGCAGGAGTACCGGCGCTTCGTGTTTCTGGCCGCCACCTGCCCGCACCCGGTCACGCCGTCCCGCGCCGTGGACGAGGTCTGGCACCTGCACCTGACCTTTACCCGGGACTACTGGGAGTGCCTGACCCCCCTGCTGCCCCGCCCGCTACACCACGAACCCGGCGAGGGCAGCCCGGACGAGGCCGCGCGCTTTGCCGCGCAGTACGCGCAGACGCTGGATGCCTACGCCGCCGCCTTCGGGCACCCGGCCCCTGAAGAGCTGTGGCCGCGCCCCCGGCCCATGGCCGCCCGCGCCCCGGCGGCGCCCGCGCGCCGCACCCTGGGCCGTGTCCACCTGGGGGCGCTGGGCCTCGCCACAGTGGCCGCCCTGGTGGCCGGCATGACCTTCGCCTGGAGCGCAGCCGCGCTGTGGATCGCCCTGGGGGTCTTTGTGGTGGCCCTGCTGCTGGCGCGCAGCGCCGCGCGCCCCGGGCCCCGCCGGGTGTCCGGCGCGGGGCGCCGCGATGATGGCGGCGCGGCCCTGCTGAGCATGGGCGCCCTCTCGGGCAGCGACGACTGCGACCACGGCGGCAGCAGTGACAGCGGCGCGAGCGGTGGCGGCGACAGTGGTGGCAGCAGCTGCGGCGGAGGCGGCTGCGGCAGCTGA
- the nspC gene encoding carboxynorspermidine decarboxylase yields the protein MTASDLSLPAVTPAASVDFAAIPSPAFVLDESRLRRNLALISQVQRESGAQIIVAFKGFSMWSAFPLLREYGITGATASSLNEALLAHEEMQGEVHVYAPAYSDEEFPRILELADHLVFNSFSQWQRFRPQVDAARAAGKTVHVGIRVNPEYAEVETDLYNPAGPFSRLGVTRREFRADLMDGVDGLHFHTLCEKDSDTLERTLEVLERNFGDVLRQVKWVNFGGGHLMTREGYDIVRLIRVVRAFREKWGVHVILEPGSAFGWQTGWLVSSVLDVVHNVKDAALLDISVSAHMPDVLEMPYRPRILGAGDPPEHDHREAVDAPPGHAYLIGGTTCLAGDVVGEYVFPAPLSVGDRVVFDDMIHYTMVKTTFFNGVKHPDIGILRLDGTYERVKTFGYQEFKAKLS from the coding sequence ATGACGGCTTCTGATCTTTCCCTGCCGGCGGTGACCCCGGCGGCCTCTGTGGATTTCGCGGCCATTCCCAGCCCGGCCTTCGTGCTGGACGAATCCCGCCTGCGCCGCAACCTCGCCCTGATCTCGCAGGTGCAGCGCGAGAGCGGCGCGCAGATTATCGTGGCGTTCAAGGGCTTTTCGATGTGGTCCGCCTTTCCTCTGCTGCGCGAATACGGCATTACCGGCGCCACTGCCAGCAGTCTGAACGAGGCCCTGCTGGCGCACGAGGAAATGCAGGGCGAGGTGCATGTGTACGCCCCCGCCTACAGCGACGAGGAGTTTCCCCGCATCCTGGAGCTGGCCGATCACCTCGTGTTTAACTCGTTCTCGCAGTGGCAGCGCTTCAGGCCGCAGGTGGACGCTGCGCGCGCCGCCGGAAAAACGGTGCATGTGGGCATCCGCGTGAACCCCGAATACGCCGAGGTGGAAACGGACCTGTACAACCCCGCCGGGCCCTTTTCGCGCCTGGGCGTGACCCGGCGTGAATTCCGCGCCGACCTCATGGACGGCGTGGACGGCCTGCACTTTCATACCCTGTGCGAAAAGGACAGTGACACGCTGGAGCGCACCCTGGAGGTGCTGGAACGCAATTTCGGGGACGTACTGCGGCAGGTGAAGTGGGTCAACTTTGGCGGCGGCCACCTGATGACCCGCGAGGGCTACGACATCGTCCGCCTGATCCGGGTGGTGCGCGCCTTCCGGGAAAAGTGGGGCGTGCATGTGATTCTGGAACCCGGCAGCGCCTTTGGCTGGCAGACCGGCTGGCTGGTCAGCAGCGTGCTGGACGTGGTGCACAACGTCAAGGACGCCGCGCTGCTGGATATCTCGGTCTCGGCGCACATGCCGGACGTGCTGGAAATGCCCTACCGCCCGCGCATTCTGGGCGCCGGTGACCCGCCTGAACACGACCACCGCGAAGCTGTGGACGCGCCCCCCGGCCACGCCTACCTGATTGGCGGCACCACCTGTCTGGCCGGCGACGTGGTGGGCGAATACGTGTTTCCGGCGCCCCTGTCGGTGGGCGACCGTGTGGTCTTTGACGACATGATCCACTACACCATGGTCAAGACCACCTTCTTCAACGGAGTCAAGCACCCGGACATTGGCATTCTGCGCCTGGACGGCACCTACGAGCGCGTCAAGACCTTCGGCTACCAGGAATTCAAGGCCAAGCTGAGCTAG
- a CDS encoding PsbP-related protein produces the protein MTPARRLLALLLLSSTAHAATYKDPSGAFSATVPSGWQQGSYPGTAVVFAAKPEGGFASNINVIVQPLPAGMTQAQYHALSVKQIGQLITDGKIVKTQAMTLGGLKGNQLVYTGRQGQYKLYFIATYAVKGNRAYLVTATSRQGQEGQLAPVNAAFVKSFKVLK, from the coding sequence ATGACCCCTGCACGCCGACTGCTGGCCCTGCTGCTGCTCTCCAGCACCGCCCACGCCGCCACCTACAAGGACCCGTCCGGCGCCTTTTCGGCCACGGTGCCGTCGGGCTGGCAGCAGGGGTCTTACCCCGGCACGGCGGTGGTCTTTGCCGCCAAGCCCGAGGGCGGCTTTGCTTCCAACATCAACGTGATCGTGCAGCCCCTCCCGGCCGGCATGACGCAGGCGCAGTACCACGCCCTGAGCGTCAAGCAGATTGGGCAGCTGATTACCGACGGCAAGATTGTCAAGACGCAGGCGATGACCCTGGGCGGTTTGAAGGGCAACCAGCTGGTCTACACCGGGCGTCAGGGCCAGTACAAGCTGTACTTCATCGCCACCTACGCCGTGAAGGGCAACCGGGCTTACCTGGTGACCGCCACCAGCCGTCAGGGCCAGGAAGGCCAGCTGGCGCCCGTGAACGCCGCGTTTGTCAAGAGCTTCAAGGTGCTCAAGTAG
- a CDS encoding 2-phosphosulfolactate phosphatase — protein MRLRVDLLPHGTYPDVVVVVDVLRATTTAVTYLERGADALLLTATPEVALALRGGEEGGPYVLGGERGGLPIPGFDFGNSPAEAAGQNFTGKTVVMNTTNGTGAAHTAAQTGKHIFLAALTNAHAAARRARAAATEEIAIVCAGTDGHVGLEDVYAAGVLAEYLLAMGEFTVDDGARIALTVRRNGGNPLEALSSSGHGQHLSRLGLGEDVRFAAGLSTSTLVPALVPGEGAPEGTLRFTAG, from the coding sequence ATGCGCCTGCGCGTTGACCTGCTGCCGCACGGCACCTACCCCGACGTGGTGGTGGTGGTGGACGTGCTGCGCGCCACCACCACCGCCGTGACCTACCTGGAACGCGGCGCCGACGCCCTGCTGCTGACCGCCACCCCGGAGGTGGCCCTGGCCCTGCGCGGCGGCGAGGAGGGCGGGCCCTACGTGCTGGGCGGCGAGCGCGGGGGCCTGCCCATCCCGGGCTTCGATTTCGGCAACAGTCCGGCAGAAGCGGCCGGCCAGAACTTCACCGGCAAAACGGTCGTCATGAACACCACCAACGGCACCGGCGCGGCGCATACCGCCGCCCAGACGGGCAAGCACATCTTTCTGGCCGCCCTGACCAACGCCCACGCCGCTGCCCGGCGCGCACGCGCTGCGGCCACCGAGGAAATTGCCATCGTGTGCGCGGGCACCGACGGCCACGTGGGCCTGGAAGACGTGTATGCCGCCGGCGTGCTGGCTGAATACCTGCTGGCCATGGGTGAATTCACCGTGGACGACGGCGCCCGCATCGCCCTGACCGTGCGGCGCAACGGCGGTAACCCCCTGGAGGCCCTGAGCAGCAGCGGCCACGGCCAGCACCTGAGCCGCCTGGGCCTGGGCGAGGACGTGCGCTTTGCCGCCGGTCTGAGCACCAGCACGCTGGTGCCGGCGCTGGTGCCCGGCGAGGGCGCCCCCGAAGGCACCCTGAGATTTACGGCAGGTTAA
- the rpe gene encoding ribulose-phosphate 3-epimerase, whose protein sequence is MTTPDPAARRVKLAPSILACDFARLGEELRAIQSADWAHVDVMDGQFVPNISFGLPILAAARAASPLFMDVHLMIERPERYLKDFAAAGADGLTVHVEATAHIHRAVQQIKELGKKAGVTLNPGTPLETLRPVLAEVDLVLIMSVNPGFGGQKFIPQSLERIRTVRRWLDELGSPAELQVDGGVGAANARAAVHAGASNLVAGSAVYGRDGAAAGLDRLREALK, encoded by the coding sequence GTGACCACGCCCGACCCTGCTGCCCGCCGCGTCAAGCTCGCGCCGAGCATCCTCGCCTGTGACTTTGCCCGCCTGGGCGAGGAACTGCGCGCCATCCAAAGTGCCGATTGGGCGCATGTGGACGTGATGGACGGGCAATTTGTGCCCAACATCTCCTTTGGGCTGCCCATCCTGGCTGCTGCGCGCGCCGCGAGCCCCCTGTTCATGGACGTGCACCTGATGATTGAGCGCCCCGAACGCTACCTGAAAGATTTCGCCGCAGCGGGCGCCGACGGCCTGACCGTGCATGTAGAGGCCACCGCGCACATTCACCGCGCGGTGCAGCAGATCAAGGAACTGGGCAAGAAGGCGGGCGTGACCCTGAACCCCGGCACGCCGCTGGAGACCCTGCGCCCCGTGCTGGCAGAGGTGGACCTTGTGCTGATCATGAGCGTGAACCCAGGTTTTGGCGGCCAGAAGTTCATTCCGCAGAGCCTGGAGCGCATTCGCACCGTGCGCCGCTGGCTGGATGAACTGGGCAGCCCGGCCGAGCTGCAGGTGGACGGCGGCGTGGGAGCGGCCAACGCCCGCGCCGCTGTGCACGCCGGGGCCAGCAATCTGGTGGCGGGCAGCGCGGTCTACGGCCGGGACGGCGCGGCGGCGGGGCTTGACCGCCTGCGCGAGGCGCTGAAGTAA